One part of the Chryseobacterium mulctrae genome encodes these proteins:
- a CDS encoding cupin-like domain-containing protein: MKLTPVKSAENISSEAFILNHMKACKPIILKDFIEQNSPAYQKWNYEYFKEIAGETKVNVYGSELESIDRVASKPVAETTFSEYLDLISTKTTEYRLFLFNLLSIKPELKDDLHYRDVTKGKVLKWLPFMFFGGKGSITRNHIDIDMSHVFITQFQGIKRIWLFPWEQSDLMYKLPYNFHSLVNLQEADYEKYPALKRLKGYEAVIKPGETLYIPSGWWHYIQYETEGYSVSVRALPSSLLEKWRGFKNLVIIRHFDNAMRTVFKEKWFKYKVKIANKRAEKAMSKAE; encoded by the coding sequence ATGAAATTGACACCGGTAAAAAGCGCAGAAAATATTAGTTCAGAAGCATTTATTTTAAACCATATGAAAGCTTGTAAACCTATTATTTTAAAGGATTTTATAGAACAAAACAGTCCCGCTTATCAAAAATGGAATTATGAATATTTTAAAGAAATCGCAGGCGAAACCAAAGTAAATGTTTACGGCAGTGAGCTGGAATCTATTGACAGAGTGGCAAGTAAACCCGTTGCAGAAACTACTTTTTCAGAATATTTAGATTTAATAAGTACAAAAACCACAGAATATCGTCTGTTTTTATTTAATCTTTTAAGCATAAAACCTGAGCTTAAAGATGATCTTCATTACAGAGATGTAACAAAAGGAAAAGTTTTAAAATGGCTTCCGTTCATGTTTTTCGGTGGAAAAGGTTCGATTACGAGAAATCATATTGACATTGATATGTCTCATGTTTTCATCACCCAATTTCAGGGAATAAAAAGAATCTGGCTATTTCCGTGGGAACAATCTGATCTGATGTACAAACTTCCTTATAATTTTCACAGCTTGGTCAATCTTCAGGAAGCTGATTACGAAAAATATCCAGCTTTGAAACGTCTTAAGGGTTATGAAGCAGTGATAAAACCTGGCGAAACTTTATACATTCCTTCCGGTTGGTGGCATTATATTCAATACGAAACAGAAGGATATTCGGTTTCCGTGCGAGCTTTACCATCAAGTTTACTTGAAAAATGGAGAGGTTTCAAAAATTTGGTTATCATCAGACATTTTGACAATGCAATGAGAACCGTTTTTAAAGAAAAATGGTTTAAATATAAAGTTAAAATTGCCAATAAAAGGGCTGAGAAAGCGATGAGTAAAGCTGAATAA
- a CDS encoding AEC family transporter produces the protein MVNFVLIAVCILAGMIFKETKSIHPDAHKGINTWILYLALPAVSFKYLPKVQWSAAMLFPILSTFVIAIGCFFFMMFYSRQKGYSRRSRSTLELASGYSNTSFIGFPLISAFYGESLLSIAIICDQTMFFALSTLGIIAAVKGGSKSGKVSAIFILKRLITFPPLIGCIAALVLSRFIDFTFAEPLFDKLAATVSPLVLFSVGLQLKFNGWKKLLPQISASMFYKLILAPIMILGLALLLGIKGDVAKISVFEAAMPTVVTASIIAEQFRLNTKLTNLIIGFSILVGFITSAIWYQIIEMIF, from the coding sequence ATGGTGAATTTTGTTTTAATCGCAGTCTGTATTTTGGCAGGAATGATTTTCAAAGAAACAAAATCCATTCATCCCGATGCGCACAAAGGCATCAATACATGGATTCTTTATTTAGCACTTCCTGCGGTTTCTTTTAAATATTTACCAAAGGTTCAGTGGTCTGCAGCAATGCTTTTTCCGATACTTTCAACATTTGTGATCGCAATCGGATGTTTCTTTTTTATGATGTTTTACAGCAGACAAAAAGGATATTCTAGAAGATCAAGAAGTACGTTAGAATTGGCAAGTGGTTACAGCAACACTTCATTCATTGGATTTCCTTTAATCTCTGCTTTTTATGGCGAAAGTCTTTTAAGTATTGCGATAATCTGTGACCAGACGATGTTTTTTGCACTTTCCACATTGGGAATTATCGCTGCGGTGAAAGGCGGAAGCAAATCCGGAAAAGTGAGCGCGATTTTTATTTTAAAAAGACTAATTACTTTTCCTCCGTTAATAGGCTGTATTGCGGCATTGGTTTTGTCGCGGTTCATCGATTTTACTTTTGCTGAACCTCTTTTTGATAAACTGGCTGCAACGGTAAGTCCGTTGGTTTTATTTTCTGTCGGGTTACAGTTGAAATTCAATGGTTGGAAAAAATTGTTGCCACAGATTTCGGCTTCCATGTTTTACAAATTAATTTTAGCTCCGATAATGATTTTAGGTTTAGCTTTATTACTCGGAATTAAAGGTGATGTTGCGAAAATTTCTGTCTTTGAAGCCGCAATGCCGACTGTAGTTACGGCAAGTATTATTGCCGAACAATTCCGATTAAATACAAAACTGACGAATTTGATTATCGGATTCAGTATTCTTGTTGGATTTATTACTTCAGCGATTTGGTATCAGATCATTGAAATGATTTTCTAA
- the kbl gene encoding glycine C-acetyltransferase translates to MISGKYLENLQNELKNIENDGLFKKERIINSQQSAEIEANGKKLLNFCANNYLGLSNHPEVMKASQDMIGSHGYGMSSVRFICGTQDIHKQLEEKIAEFLGLEDTILYAACFDANGGVFEPLFTEEDAIISDELNHASIIDGVRLCKAARYRYKNNNMADLEAQLIAASEKNHRFKIIVTDGVFSMDGIVADLKGVCDLADKYDALVMVDDSHATGFIGKTGRGTHEANEVMGRVDIITSTLGKALGGALGGFTSGKKEIIDMLRQRSRPYLFSNSLAPGIVGAALKVLEMISDDTSLRDTVMENAEYFRTEMKAKGFDIPDGDAAIVPVMLYDAKLSQQMAEKLMDEGIYVIGFFYPVVPKEKARIRVQLSAAHTREHLDKAIAAFEKVGKELGVIS, encoded by the coding sequence ATGATCTCTGGAAAATATCTTGAAAATCTACAGAACGAGCTGAAAAACATCGAAAATGACGGTCTTTTTAAAAAAGAAAGAATCATCAATTCTCAGCAAAGTGCAGAAATAGAAGCGAATGGAAAGAAGCTTTTGAACTTTTGTGCCAACAATTATTTGGGATTATCAAACCATCCTGAAGTAATGAAAGCTTCGCAGGATATGATTGGTTCTCACGGTTACGGAATGTCATCGGTACGTTTTATCTGCGGAACTCAGGATATTCACAAACAGTTGGAAGAAAAAATTGCTGAATTTTTAGGCCTTGAAGACACCATTCTTTATGCAGCTTGTTTTGATGCAAACGGTGGAGTTTTCGAACCTTTGTTTACAGAAGAAGACGCAATTATTTCAGATGAATTAAATCACGCTTCAATTATTGACGGAGTTCGTCTTTGTAAAGCGGCGAGATACCGTTACAAAAACAATAATATGGCAGATTTGGAAGCTCAGTTGATTGCTGCTTCCGAAAAAAATCACAGATTTAAAATCATCGTTACAGACGGAGTTTTCTCAATGGACGGAATTGTTGCAGACCTGAAAGGAGTTTGTGATCTTGCCGATAAATACGATGCTTTGGTAATGGTTGATGATTCTCACGCAACAGGTTTCATCGGAAAAACAGGTCGTGGAACGCATGAAGCTAACGAAGTAATGGGTAGAGTAGATATCATTACTTCTACTTTAGGAAAAGCTTTGGGTGGAGCTTTGGGCGGATTTACTTCCGGTAAAAAAGAGATCATCGATATGTTGAGACAACGCTCCAGACCTTATTTATTCTCAAACTCTTTGGCTCCGGGAATTGTAGGTGCAGCTTTAAAAGTTTTAGAAATGATCTCTGATGATACTTCACTTCGTGATACGGTGATGGAAAACGCAGAATATTTCAGAACGGAAATGAAAGCAAAAGGTTTTGATATTCCTGATGGAGATGCCGCAATCGTTCCTGTAATGTTATACGATGCTAAATTATCCCAGCAAATGGCTGAAAAACTGATGGATGAAGGAATTTATGTAATTGGTTTCTTCTATCCGGTTGTTCCGAAAGAAAAAGCGAGAATCAGAGTACAGCTTTCTGCAGCTCACACGAGAGAACATTTGGATAAAGCAATTGCTGCTTTTGAAAAAGTAGGAAAAGAATTAGGAGTAATTTCTTAA
- the priA gene encoding replication restart helicase PriA, which produces MQYAQIILPLNLKGTFTYKVPEEIQSTIQPGMRVLVPFGGKKIYTGIVFELHDEEPTQFVAKEVISILDEQPILPSEQIKFWKWLSDYYLCNLGEIYRFAFPSSLKLESETYLKLKPNITIEFENLDVNEMYLIQALEVRQLINLTDIEAFIPKKDIIKTINSLIDLQYIEIDEKIAEKYKAKEVAYVKINDEVLKNNNLTEILLSLKRAQKQKDLFLHILEKQTENPDLHIKKSELFEDGYFSSSHFKSLADKNLVEEYYMQKDRIESYEGEIEEVEELTEVQKAAKNEVDEAFEEGRNVLLHGVTSSGKTHIYLEKIEECISEGKNVLFLLPEISLTKQITQRLEKKYGRQLGFYHQKLTDFEKVEIWRRIKNNNIKILIATRNALFLPYQNLGLIVVDEEHDSGYKPREVSPFFNARDSALVLANFYGANVILGSATPSVESYYLARKEKMKYVFLNERFGNVKLPEFELINFKEAQDSKKVSGNFSLKLIDEIKKTLEEKNQTMILHNRRGYASVLECESCGYVNYCSNCDVVMTYHKAAHEMKCHYCGQRASKPKTCPKCYSENLNEKGVGVEQIHEEISKIFPDNEVDRMDVDSMRKKFAYEKLYEKIEDRETDIVVGTQMISKGLDFDHIELVAIPKADSMLYVQDFRAEERAYQLITQVSGRAGRVSGKGRVLIQTFNPDHSVFQLIKMNNISKIYKYFLTERQKFNYPPFTKLIMIELKHRRDEKVDRASQFLGSILRKYLPEDCILGPERAQIARLNNLYQFQVLLKLPRGKNYEKFKSLVLLSLKEFDEITAYQSIKKDVFVDF; this is translated from the coding sequence TTGCAATACGCTCAAATTATTTTACCGCTCAATCTGAAAGGAACTTTTACTTACAAAGTTCCGGAAGAAATACAATCGACAATTCAACCTGGAATGAGAGTTCTGGTTCCTTTTGGTGGGAAAAAAATCTACACGGGAATTGTTTTTGAATTGCACGATGAAGAGCCTACTCAGTTTGTGGCAAAAGAAGTGATCAGTATTTTAGATGAACAGCCGATTTTGCCTTCAGAACAAATTAAGTTTTGGAAATGGCTTTCAGATTATTATCTCTGCAATTTGGGCGAAATTTACAGGTTTGCTTTTCCGTCTTCTTTAAAATTGGAAAGTGAAACCTATCTTAAATTAAAACCCAATATTACCATTGAGTTTGAAAATTTAGACGTCAACGAAATGTACCTTATTCAGGCATTAGAAGTTCGACAGCTGATTAATTTAACGGATATTGAAGCTTTTATTCCAAAAAAAGATATCATTAAAACCATCAATTCTTTGATCGATTTACAGTATATTGAAATCGACGAAAAGATTGCTGAAAAATACAAAGCAAAAGAAGTTGCTTATGTGAAAATTAATGATGAGGTTTTAAAAAATAACAATCTTACAGAGATTCTTTTAAGCTTAAAAAGAGCTCAAAAACAGAAAGATCTTTTCCTGCATATTTTAGAAAAACAGACAGAAAACCCTGATTTGCATATTAAAAAATCAGAGTTATTTGAAGATGGTTATTTTTCTAGTTCGCATTTTAAATCTTTGGCAGATAAAAATCTTGTCGAAGAATATTACATGCAGAAAGACCGAATTGAAAGCTATGAAGGTGAAATTGAAGAAGTCGAAGAACTTACGGAAGTACAAAAAGCTGCAAAAAACGAAGTGGACGAAGCCTTTGAAGAAGGTAGAAATGTTTTGCTTCATGGGGTAACTTCATCCGGAAAAACGCATATTTATTTAGAGAAAATTGAAGAATGTATTTCGGAAGGAAAAAATGTTTTGTTTTTACTTCCTGAAATCTCTTTAACGAAGCAAATTACTCAAAGATTAGAAAAAAAATACGGCAGACAACTTGGTTTTTATCATCAGAAACTCACCGATTTTGAAAAGGTAGAAATCTGGAGAAGAATAAAAAATAACAACATCAAAATTCTTATTGCAACGAGGAATGCTCTGTTTTTACCTTATCAGAATTTAGGATTGATTGTGGTGGATGAAGAGCACGATTCGGGGTACAAACCGAGAGAAGTTTCTCCTTTTTTCAATGCAAGAGATTCGGCTTTGGTTTTGGCGAATTTTTATGGAGCTAATGTGATTTTAGGTTCGGCAACACCTTCTGTTGAAAGCTATTATTTAGCCCGAAAAGAGAAGATGAAATATGTTTTTCTAAATGAAAGATTTGGGAATGTAAAACTTCCTGAATTTGAACTGATTAATTTTAAAGAAGCTCAGGATTCTAAAAAAGTTTCCGGAAATTTTTCTTTAAAACTGATTGATGAAATTAAAAAGACTTTAGAAGAAAAAAATCAAACGATGATTCTTCATAACCGTCGTGGTTACGCCAGTGTTTTGGAGTGTGAATCTTGCGGTTATGTGAATTATTGCTCAAATTGTGATGTAGTGATGACGTATCACAAAGCTGCTCACGAAATGAAATGCCATTATTGTGGGCAGAGAGCTTCTAAACCGAAAACCTGCCCGAAATGCTATTCTGAAAACCTTAATGAAAAAGGAGTAGGGGTAGAGCAGATCCATGAAGAAATTTCAAAAATTTTTCCTGATAATGAAGTCGACAGAATGGATGTTGATTCGATGCGAAAGAAATTTGCCTACGAAAAATTATACGAAAAAATCGAGGACAGAGAAACTGATATTGTTGTTGGAACTCAGATGATTTCAAAAGGTCTGGATTTTGATCATATCGAATTGGTGGCAATTCCAAAGGCTGATTCTATGCTGTATGTACAGGATTTCAGAGCTGAAGAAAGAGCGTATCAACTGATTACTCAGGTTTCCGGAAGAGCGGGAAGAGTTTCCGGGAAAGGTCGAGTTTTAATTCAGACTTTTAATCCGGATCATTCTGTTTTTCAGCTGATTAAAATGAATAATATTTCTAAGATCTATAAATATTTCCTTACCGAACGTCAGAAATTTAATTATCCGCCTTTCACAAAGCTGATTATGATTGAGCTTAAACATCGAAGAGATGAAAAAGTAGATCGTGCTTCACAGTTTTTAGGTTCAATTTTAAGAAAATATCTTCCTGAAGACTGTATTTTAGGACCTGAAAGAGCGCAGATTGCAAGATTGAATAATTTGTATCAGTTTCAGGTTTTGCTTAAACTTCCACGTGGTAAAAACTATGAGAAATTCAAAAGTCTAGTTTTGTTAAGTTTAAAGGAATTTGATGAAATCACTGCTTATCAAAGCATTAAAAAAGATGTTTTTGTGGATTTTTAA
- a CDS encoding toxin-antitoxin system YwqK family antitoxin produces MLKNILLTLLSIFVLASCQTKTNQYIKISDKVQKRHGKWIEKYPTEEGTLITVGKYKKGEKVGVWKTTLDNQLYQKEKIGRKKIKMFVYYRNGNIMERGQSKLDISENERHWYYFGDWKFYDENGKLKYIKKYADGKKIDSTSFNK; encoded by the coding sequence ATGCTTAAAAATATCTTACTAACCCTGCTGTCAATTTTTGTTTTGGCTTCTTGCCAAACTAAAACGAATCAATACATTAAGATTTCTGATAAAGTTCAGAAACGGCACGGAAAATGGATAGAAAAATATCCTACCGAAGAAGGAACATTAATTACAGTTGGAAAATATAAGAAAGGTGAAAAGGTAGGAGTCTGGAAAACAACTTTAGATAACCAGCTTTACCAAAAAGAAAAAATAGGAAGAAAAAAAATTAAAATGTTCGTTTATTATCGAAACGGAAATATTATGGAACGCGGACAATCAAAGCTTGATATTTCTGAAAACGAGCGCCATTGGTATTATTTCGGAGACTGGAAATTTTATGATGAAAATGGAAAATTGAAATACATAAAAAAATACGCCGATGGTAAAAAAATAGACAGTACTTCTTTTAATAAATAA
- the dacB gene encoding D-alanyl-D-alanine carboxypeptidase/D-alanyl-D-alanine endopeptidase, with protein sequence MVNFRKYISGVTVLAAGFLFAQSTVSTVLYSQNYDNKANLNLPSPAAYVEKAILSPKELVDISVNTMMTDPVLKNATWGFVVYDPKTKKIISSYNENTPLVPASTTKLLTTETAMSMLGENYRWMTQLEYSGEIDENGTLNGNLYIVGSGDPSLGTNKAGAWSYKDIVSDFAGGMTREGIKKVNGDIIIQTALFKGNISALPENVVWLENNNYYLPVGTTREINPANEKLIVKKSMNPAADKKFFYVSPYVNKMVYAEKYDGNGTLTTKLPDAPAFLANSFRASLVKSGVAVTGKVIPKMTDASPEIRKMISAYKSPTLGDIIYYTNQRSDNSLAEALLKTVGFQKMGDQTSESGRIVVNDHLKDIEFDLEGLNYMDGSGLSRSNHVTPISQVKFLTSLMDEKFYKTYFNSLPIGGQSGTLKGMFVGEGNGQVFAKTGTLNKVKTLAGYLKTNSGRTLVFSLMVNNYAGSVGQVKSKMETILKPALDL encoded by the coding sequence ATGGTAAATTTCAGAAAATATATTTCAGGTGTTACGGTCTTGGCTGCTGGTTTTTTATTTGCACAATCGACCGTTTCTACAGTTCTTTACTCTCAAAATTACGACAATAAAGCAAACTTAAACCTTCCATCGCCTGCTGCGTATGTGGAAAAAGCTATTTTGTCGCCAAAAGAACTTGTAGACATCAGTGTAAACACAATGATGACCGATCCCGTGCTGAAAAACGCAACTTGGGGATTTGTAGTCTACGACCCTAAAACGAAGAAAATAATTTCTTCGTATAACGAAAATACTCCTCTTGTTCCCGCTTCTACAACGAAGCTGTTGACTACCGAAACTGCAATGAGCATGTTGGGTGAAAACTACCGTTGGATGACGCAGCTGGAATATTCGGGAGAAATCGATGAAAATGGAACTTTAAACGGTAATCTTTACATTGTAGGAAGCGGTGATCCATCTTTGGGAACCAATAAAGCAGGAGCTTGGTCTTACAAAGATATCGTTTCAGATTTCGCAGGCGGAATGACTCGTGAAGGTATTAAAAAGGTAAATGGTGATATTATTATTCAGACAGCGCTTTTCAAAGGTAACATTTCGGCACTTCCGGAAAATGTTGTTTGGCTAGAAAATAATAACTACTATCTTCCTGTAGGTACTACCAGAGAGATTAATCCTGCCAATGAGAAGCTTATTGTAAAAAAATCAATGAACCCTGCAGCTGATAAGAAGTTTTTCTATGTTTCGCCTTATGTAAATAAAATGGTGTATGCTGAAAAGTATGACGGAAACGGAACTTTAACAACAAAATTACCAGATGCTCCGGCTTTCCTTGCCAATTCATTCAGAGCAAGTCTGGTAAAAAGCGGAGTAGCAGTTACCGGAAAAGTAATTCCTAAAATGACAGATGCATCTCCGGAAATTAGAAAGATGATTTCAGCTTATAAATCTCCTACTTTGGGTGATATTATTTATTATACCAATCAGAGAAGCGATAACTCTTTAGCAGAAGCTTTATTAAAAACAGTTGGTTTTCAGAAAATGGGAGATCAGACTTCAGAATCTGGTAGAATTGTGGTTAATGATCATTTAAAAGATATTGAATTCGATTTGGAAGGTTTAAATTATATGGACGGAAGTGGTTTGTCGAGAAGCAATCATGTAACTCCAATTTCTCAGGTGAAGTTTTTAACTTCTTTAATGGATGAGAAATTTTATAAAACTTATTTCAACTCTTTGCCAATCGGCGGACAATCGGGAACACTTAAAGGAATGTTTGTTGGTGAAGGAAACGGGCAGGTTTTTGCGAAAACAGGTACTCTAAATAAAGTAAAAACTTTAGCAGGATATTTAAAAACCAACTCAGGAAGAACGCTGGTTTTCTCTTTGATGGTGAATAATTATGCAGGCTCAGTAGGTCAGGTGAAAAGTAAAATGGAAACGATTCTTAAACCGGCTTTAGATCTTTAA
- a CDS encoding M1 family aminopeptidase, producing the protein MRKFYILCISIFTIHTLSAQNQNENVEKKGLLNKEMKSYAAKMVAGNTNPNTLNYDLQYQRMDVTIDPGVYNISGSVTSHFKPTQALNNIYFDLNHNLTVSQVNYHGQNLTFQQLPTKELKINFTASLAANVLDSLTIQYNGAPDPAGNSFFNGSQGGTAILSTLNEPYGAQDWFPTKQSLNDKIERFDIKITTPAQYNVAANGKLMSETTLGNGQKRTFWRTQYPTAAYLIALSITNFVKLNDTMGNPPFPFVNYIYPSTNANATSMANIEWTKTVMNTFENYFGPYPFRNEKYGHMEFEAGGGMEHQTMSSMGSWGKQLIAHELAHQWFGDKVTCGAWNDIWLNEGFATFGEHVAYEKLIMSNADFLNYLLGEKNYITSAAGGSVYVADSSLGNINSIFSGRLSYSKGGYVVRMMKWVLGDTAFYQALKEYHARPNLAYSYARTADLNASLLTSTGKDFTEFFNDWIYGQGYPTYDIRWKQVGNQVTFKASQTQSHSSVSFFEMPLPIKVTGTGGQNAFFALNNTSNNQYFTEAVTFPIASVQFNYEYQMLEKNSTVSEYNTLSTTDFKTDEFSIYPNPVKDELFVSGLKKEADYEIFTADGRLVKKGKSDKKIQISLLQKGVYFIKILNSNLKFVKE; encoded by the coding sequence ATGAGAAAATTTTATATTTTATGTATAAGCATCTTTACGATTCATACTTTATCGGCTCAAAACCAAAATGAGAACGTAGAAAAAAAAGGCTTATTAAATAAAGAAATGAAGTCTTACGCGGCTAAAATGGTTGCAGGAAATACTAATCCCAATACTTTAAACTACGATTTGCAGTACCAAAGGATGGATGTTACTATTGATCCTGGTGTTTACAATATTTCGGGATCGGTAACTTCTCATTTCAAACCGACACAGGCGTTGAACAATATTTATTTTGATCTTAATCATAATCTTACGGTTTCTCAGGTAAATTATCATGGTCAAAATCTTACTTTCCAACAGCTTCCTACTAAAGAACTGAAAATAAATTTTACAGCTTCTTTGGCGGCGAATGTTTTAGATTCTCTTACGATTCAATATAACGGGGCTCCAGATCCTGCTGGTAATTCTTTTTTTAATGGTTCTCAAGGAGGAACTGCAATTCTTTCAACCTTAAATGAACCTTATGGTGCACAAGATTGGTTTCCGACAAAACAAAGTTTAAATGATAAAATCGAAAGGTTTGATATTAAAATAACAACTCCGGCTCAATATAATGTAGCTGCGAATGGAAAGTTGATGTCTGAAACGACTTTAGGAAACGGTCAAAAACGTACTTTCTGGAGAACACAATATCCTACTGCGGCTTATCTTATTGCACTTTCGATTACGAATTTTGTTAAATTAAACGATACAATGGGAAATCCACCTTTTCCTTTTGTAAATTATATTTATCCGTCAACTAATGCAAATGCAACAAGTATGGCGAACATCGAGTGGACTAAAACGGTAATGAATACTTTTGAAAATTATTTCGGGCCTTATCCTTTCCGTAATGAAAAGTACGGTCACATGGAATTTGAAGCCGGTGGTGGTATGGAACATCAAACCATGTCTTCGATGGGGTCTTGGGGTAAGCAATTAATTGCTCATGAGTTAGCGCATCAGTGGTTTGGTGATAAAGTAACTTGCGGAGCATGGAATGACATTTGGTTGAATGAAGGTTTCGCCACTTTTGGAGAGCATGTTGCTTACGAAAAACTGATCATGAGCAATGCTGATTTTCTTAATTATCTTTTAGGCGAAAAAAATTACATTACAAGTGCCGCTGGTGGAAGTGTATATGTTGCAGACAGTAGTTTAGGAAATATCAATTCTATTTTCAGCGGTAGATTATCCTATTCGAAAGGAGGTTATGTGGTAAGAATGATGAAATGGGTTTTGGGAGATACAGCATTTTATCAGGCATTAAAAGAGTATCACGCAAGACCAAATTTGGCTTATAGTTATGCAAGAACAGCCGATCTGAACGCATCTTTATTGACTTCAACAGGAAAAGATTTTACTGAATTTTTTAATGACTGGATTTACGGACAAGGATATCCTACTTATGACATCAGATGGAAGCAAGTTGGAAATCAGGTAACCTTTAAAGCATCACAAACTCAAAGTCATTCATCGGTTAGTTTTTTTGAAATGCCATTACCGATAAAAGTGACCGGAACTGGCGGTCAGAATGCATTTTTTGCTTTAAATAATACTTCAAATAATCAGTATTTTACAGAGGCAGTAACTTTCCCGATTGCAAGTGTACAGTTTAATTATGAATATCAAATGTTGGAGAAAAACTCAACAGTTTCTGAGTATAATACTTTGAGCACGACAGATTTTAAAACTGATGAATTTAGCATTTATCCAAACCCTGTAAAAGACGAATTGTTTGTTTCAGGATTAAAAAAAGAAGCAGACTATGAAATTTTCACAGCAGATGGAAGATTGGTGAAAAAAGGAAAATCCGATAAGAAGATTCAGATATCTCTTCTACAAAAAGGCGTTTACTTCATTAAAATATTAAATTCAAATTTAAAATTTGTAAAAGAATAA
- a CDS encoding T9SS type A sorting domain-containing protein → MSNGKRINVSDLISGIYMVKVKTSTSEFTKKFIKK, encoded by the coding sequence ATTTCCAATGGAAAAAGAATTAATGTTTCGGATTTAATTTCAGGAATCTATATGGTGAAAGTAAAAACTTCAACATCAGAGTTTACCAAGAAATTTATTAAGAAATAG